The Anas acuta chromosome 2, bAnaAcu1.1, whole genome shotgun sequence genomic interval CTTCGCCCACTGGGGAGAACGGGGAAaactgaggctttttttttaattattattatttttatttttattattttttttcccctttccttctcacctgaCAAGATGATGGGCTCCACCTCCTCGTATTCCCGCAGCACCCAAAGGAAGAGCCGGGCCAGATCCTGATGAGAAGAGTTGagtttttgggtttttattgGGGTGGCTgatcccccagccccaggacccccccaggagGGCTCAGCCTGGGTTGAAATCCAAGCCCCACACCTACCAGAGAGTAAATAAACTGCCTCCGGGGCTTCCCTGTGCCCCAAACGGTCAAAGCAGAGCCCGATTCTGCAGGAGAACAGAGAGAGCATCCATCGGTACCATACCTcccaaaaaatataaaaaaacaaccccccaaaatgccccaaaacgCTCACGTTTGGCCAGGTACACCTTGTGGATGAGCCCCGGCAGCACGTGGCCGTCCTCGATGTTGAAGTTGTCGTGGGGCCCGAAGATGTTGGTGGGGATGACGGCGGTGAAGCGGCAGCCGTGCTGCTCGAAATAACCCCTTTTGGGGGGAGAATGTGGGGTGAGGGGGCTCGTGGTGCCATCCCATAAAGCAATCCTTGGGGTTTTCCCAGGGCTAGCGAGGCAAATCCCCCTAAAATCCCCCTGGCAGCTCTGGTCGCCCAGCTCAGGTGTCTCCCCGGCCCCATTAGGCAGCCCTGGAGGTTTCCCCTGCCCCGATATTTTATAGGATGCTCACAGCCCTCCGGCACCAGGGTGGGTCTCCTGTGGCCCCGCACCTATTCTGGACGTCGATCATCCTCTTGGCGTAGGAGTAGCCGAAGTTGGAGCTGTGGGGTGGCCCGTTGTGGATCTGGGgacaggagagcagagaaaaCCCGGTGGGAATTcagcagccacctcctgcctcGCCCCATGGGAGCCGTGTGGGGTCAGAAACTCCGTGCAATTTTggatgtggggagctggggtgggtTTTGACCCCGCTGCACACCTCAGAGAAGCCAAAAATACTCCACGGAGAGGTTTTACCCACGGATGGGCTGGATAAAAAGGGTGGGGATTGGCAAAACCGTGCCAGGACCTGGCTCTATCCCCACGTGGGGAGGGGGACGGAGACCCTCACCATGGTCTCGTCGATGGGGTACGTCGTTTTGTCCGGGAAGATGCAGgtggagaggcaggagaccaCCTTCTGCACCCCGCACTCGTAGGCCGAGTGCAGGACGTTGTCGTTGATGTGGACGTTTCTCCTCTggggacagagagagagagaaattcgGCATCCTCAGCGGGTGGAGCTggaggggggaccccaaaaccctgcACCCTACAGGGTGCAGATTAAAACCAGAGCAGATATTTCGGCTCCAGGGCGGAGCAAACTGGGTCTTGGGgtgggcagggtgctgcaggaccCCAACGCTGCGTGCTCACCCAGAAATCCAGGTTGCAGCGGATGTTTTTGAAGAGGCCCCCGACCATGGCCGCCAGGTGGACGACGTGGGTGGGTTTGTGCTTCTCGAAGAGGGCTTTGGTCTCCGCGGCGCTCCTGGCGGGACGAAATCGCGGGGTTTGGGACAAAAAGGAGCacggtggggtggggggggtcacCGAGACTCACGTTAGGTCGGCGTCCTTGGAGGACACGAAGAGCCACTCCTCGTCCGGCCGCCCCTCTCCATCTGCCACCACCTTCTGGATGGCTCTGCCCACCAAACCGGTGCCACCCGTCACCAGGATGCGCTTGGACttcggccccgccgcctccgtCATGGCCACAGCCCTGTGCCacgggggggggaaggagagggaaagggggggagcTAAGGCAGGGCCACCTTATGGGGTTCTATTTGGGGCCACCGTGGTGGTCCTGACCCTGGCACCGGTGCAGCTGGTGGgcttctttcttttgccttcgagctgctgcagccagaagaggcagaaaggaaaacGAAAGCGGTGTGCCTGGCGGTGACGCTCCCGGGGGGGGCAAAAACTCGTCAGCTGCAGTCGTTAATTAATGGGAACGGGGTGGCGGCCCGCGGGCTCGCGTGCAGGTGGCCACGGGACACGGCCACACGGTGCCACGCGGCACCGGGATGGCACGGCTTCCCGGAAACAGctgcggccccccccccccccaccttgcACCCTAAAACATGGGGATGCGACCCCCCCACCGCACCCCAAATCCCAGGGCTGCACACCCACACCTCCCTGTGCGCCCCAAATCCCAGAGctgcaccccaaacccccccaacACCCACCCTGCACCCCCCAATTCTACCGTTGCCCCTCCCCacggcccccccagcaccccaaatcccATACAGCCCACCCCCCAGGAACTCCCCCATTCTTTGTAGGGGGCTCAGGCCCTGCTCCCCCCTTAGGgtctttcccctccctgctccccccccaaccccaggGGTGCCCCCACTCCTCTGGCACCACCACAGACAGGGGTCTCCCCCCCTCGACCCCCTAGAGGGGCgtgccctctgctccccccccaaaaaaaaaaacttggcgGGGGGGTCCCCCACCTGTGCCCCCTCCCTATTTCAGACGATCCCACCCCACCCAGTGTTGGGGGCGGCCCCCATCACCACCccacccccggcacccccaTTCCCCAAGCCCACCCTGGGcgcgggggtggggggggtgtggAAGGCGGAGAGCTCCCCAACCCCGGGTACCCCCACTTCGGgggattccccccccccctgtTATAGGGCTCCCCACCTGCCtcgggcacggctcggctcagCCCAGCCGCGCTTCCTTGGCCGTCACCGGGCGCCACCGCTCGGCTCCTCGGGAAATGGAGTCCAAGCAGCGGGGGCGGGCACCGAGgcggggtgaggggggggggggcggggagggggggtggtggtggcatcGGTGACACTCGGCTGTGCAAGAGGGGACAGGTTGGGGACCGGCGTCGCGG includes:
- the GFUS gene encoding GDP-L-fucose synthase, yielding MTEAAGPKSKRILVTGGTGLVGRAIQKVVADGEGRPDEEWLFVSSKDADLTSAAETKALFEKHKPTHVVHLAAMVGGLFKNIRCNLDFWRRNVHINDNVLHSAYECGVQKVVSCLSTCIFPDKTTYPIDETMIHNGPPHSSNFGYSYAKRMIDVQNRGYFEQHGCRFTAVIPTNIFGPHDNFNIEDGHVLPGLIHKVYLAKQSGSALTVWGTGKPRRQFIYSLDLARLFLWVLREYEEVEPIILSVGEEDEVSIKEAADAIVEAMDFKGELIFDTTKADGQFKKTASNAKLRRYLPGFQFTPFKQAVQETCAWFNANYASARK